CTTGCCGATGCCTGGCCTATTATCCCAGGGCCGGAAAGTATAGAGAAAGATTGGCTTTTGCAGCTTGGAATTCCTGAAGGATTTGAGCTTCCGGAAACGGAAAAACTACAGGATCTAACGAATAAAGTGATGGCCGATCTTCTGAAGCTCGCCCCGATTTCAGCCATTAGCAAAAAATTGTTCCGCTAATCCAATGGGGGATGCTCATCTTCAAAATTTTCATCAATGATGCATTTGACGAGAAGGTAATCAAACATGATATCCGCTAGGACTTCCAGCTCTTCTGTGCCCGGTATGTAGCCTCTTTTTGTTAATTCCGAATAGAAGAATTCTGCAATTTCCTCTGTATCTATCACGACTTCCATTTCTTTCATTATCTCGCCCCCCTTTCTATTTCATATGAAAAGAAGAGCAAGCTTATGTCTGAATTAGAACAAGTTTTTTTGGAATAGAGCAGCTTTCCCTTGCATATCTTTTTGACAGGACAAGCTTATGAGGGGGAAAATAAATGAACAGGATTATTGAATGGGCCGATGGAGAACAATTTGATCATATTTTGGCTGCAGGCGTACGTGTATTATTTGCAGTTGCCATAATTGGCTGTCTGCCTTTTATCACATGGAACATGGCGGTCATGCTGCTGAATTCCTTGTGAATTAATTGGACTTGAACCGTTTGAGACTGTCCATGACCATTTGCATCATTTCCTTGTACTCTGAATCTCCAAACTGCATATACAGCAGTTTATAGTCGTTGTAAATATCCAGCAGGTCATTAATCAGCTGGCCTGGCTCTCTCTTTCTTTCAGGCTTTTCGAGAGAATAAGAAAGTCCGCTGGATTTAGTGCCCGAAGCCTCCTCTTGCGCTTCACTTTCTGCACCCTCTTTGTTCAGCATGAGCATAATTTGATGAAGAGATTTTTCTGCCTCATTGTTGCTCATCACAAGCACCATCTCTTCTTCAGCTGCTTCAAGCCATTCCCCGTCAGCCACCCTCATCAATTCATATACCATGTCCTCCCATCCATCCTCGAGGTATCTCCAGATCTCCGTTCTTAATCCAACAATTTTAAAGAGATCATTTCCGTACCCGCTTACATGGACGAGATCGCCGATCGCAAATTGGTATTCTACTTCAATCCGTTCAATTTCAAAAATTTTGCCTTCATATTCTTTATAGAAAGAAAGGGCACTCTCAAAGAAAAGAACATCCCCATGGTTGACCTCATAAAGGAAGGACTGGTTCAGCTTATAAACATTTGTTACGGTGCCAACTGTTCCATATAGAACGATTACAACGACTTCTCCCATTTTATACTTAGGATATTTTGAGGTCATGCCCATTCTCACTCCCGCACTCTGAAAAGTTATGATAGTATATGCGGGTCTTTCGTATTCGCATGGGCAGTTCACACAGGGTCGAACGGTTTGATTTTTCAGCTTCCGGTACTGCTATAATTTTTCAATCCGAGCAGCCAAAACAAATAGGCAACTGTCATCGCAGCGGCTGCTGTGACCGGGGCTTTAATGGCAACCGAAGCATAGCCTTCCCGGTCCAGAAACCATGCTGCCGGCAAAAAGGCAGTAAATCCGTAAGGTATGATCCACGTCAGGAAAAACTGCAGTCCTTTATGGTAAATAGTCAGAGGGTATTTAGCAAAGTCGCTTAGGTTAAAAACTGCCCACAGGACCGGCATGCTGTCTGTCATCCAAAAAGACAGGGAAGCAAAAAATAAATTAATGGCTACGAAGATGACACCGCTCGAAATGACGAGCACAATGAGCATCATGAATTCAAAAAGACCCCAGGAAAGGTGTAAATGCGGGATTGCCGTTCCAAGTATAATCCATCCGATCAGCAGCTGTCCGAAGCCGTCTTGCTGCAGCCTGTCTGCACATACGTGAAAAAAGGGATTAATCGGACGAATCAGCAGTCTGTCCAGCTGGCCGGGTTTAATATATTGCCAGCCAAGCGTCCATAAATTATCAAAGAAGATATGGTGGATCGCCCTTCCGCTCGCCGCAATCCCATAAATAAACAGGAGTTCATAGAACGACCATCCATTTAATTCTTGAATATGGCCAAAAACGACTGCCAGAAAAAACACCCCGGCAGCTTGCTGCAACGCGACAGAAACCATTCCAATCAAAAAATCAATTCTATACTCAAGCATCACTTTTATATGATTTTTAGCAAACAAATAATAAAGCTTTGCGTATCTTTTCATCCCAGCCTCCTATCCGCCGAAAATGGTCACTTTTTTAATGGCCTGGTTCCATAGCACGTTAAGCAAAATATAAAGTGCTGCAGCCCAGATCGCCTGAACAGCAATCGTCCAATAAATATCCATACCGGTAATCTGTCCTGTATAGATGGCAACCGGTGAAAAAACCATCGCCTGAGACGGCAGAGCAAAGGATATCGATTGAAGCCATGCAGGAAAGAGTGTGATCGGAATCAGCGCTCCCGAAAAAAAAGTAATGACACCTTCCTTCAACACTTGTACCCCCCATATATTTACCGTCCAAAATGCAAGGATTCCGATTAGCATGTCAAAAAAAGTTCCAATCCACAATCCAAGGGCTGCACTGGCTAGAAAAAAGATCAATTGCAACGGACTGCCTGGCGGATTTATTTGAATAACGAAAAAGGCAATAAGCCCCATTGGAATCGTTTCCCTAATGAAAAAGGATGCTTTTTGGCCAAAATCCATGAAAATCATTTTAAAAAGATAATGATACGGTCTCATTAATTCGACTGCGATTTGCCCCTGCTTAATTTCCCTTGCCAGTTCGTTTCCTGCTCCTGAAACAAATCCCTGCACAAACATTGCGACAATGATATATGTAAGCATTTCCTTTAAAGTCAGCTGTCCAATTGAAGATTGATTTTGATAGACTGCGTGCCAGAAATAAAACATAATCAGCAGCTTTAAGATGACGGTGGCCATGCTCGCCCAATACCAGGCGCTGTATGCAGCACTGATTTGCATAGAGGATTTAGCAAACATCCAGTATTTTCTCATTTTTACTCACCTTCCTTAAAGCCCCTGGTTGTAAATTTCTTCGATAATGGTTTCAATTTTGGGATCCTGAATCGATAAGTCGGTTATTTTGTTTTCTTTTAATACTTCAGCAATGACATCTGATCCTTTTATTTGGTCATTTGAGAAGGATACGATCGCTTTGTTCATTGATTCGCCTTCCTCAAGACGCCAATCTGCAAGATGGCGAAGTGGTTCAGGAAGTGCAAACGGCTGCATTTGATCCAGCTCAAAATGAACCTCTCTTTTTGCTGAAAAACGCTCCTTGATTTCGTTCAGACCTCCATCATACAAAATCGTTCCTTGATCGATTATGATAATCCGGCTGCAAATCTCCTCAATATCCTGCATATCATGGGTCGTGAGCAGGACCGTCGTCCCCCACTTTTCATTCATATCCCGAATGAATTTCCGGATTTTCACTTTGACCGCTACATCCAATCCGATTGTCGGCTCATCCAGATACACAACCTCAGGACGGTGGATGAAGGCCGCAGCCAGTTCACAGCGCATTTTTTGCCCAAGAGAAAGCTGCCTTACGGGAATTCCAAGCAGGGCATCCAGCTGCAGAACATCTGTAAAAAGCTCCATCGTTTCATTGAATTGCTCTTCCGGCACCTCATAAATCTCTTTTAGCAGATCGAATGATTCACGGACCGGAATATCCCAAAAAAGCTGTGTTCGCTGACCAAATACAGCTCCAATCTGCTTTGCATTTTCTTTCCGCTGTTTATATGGAATGATTCCATTGACCTTTACCTCTCCAGAGGATGGAGTCAGGATTCCGGTGAGCATTTTAATGGTTGTAGATTTCCCGGCACCGTTCGAGCCGATATACCCCACCATTTCTCCTCTTTGTATATGAAAGCTGACACCCTTAACCGCTGTCTTTTTCTCGTACTTTCGGTTAAAAAGTGATTTAAAAGCACCTCTTAAGCCAGGATCCCTTTTTACTAGTAAATATTCTTTTTCTAAATTTGTTACGTGAATCATCTAATCCCCCCGAACACACTTTCTGTTAACGCTTACAAATTATAAGTTTTGTTCCTTTTATTGTAAACGAAAAAAGACCGCAAATTTGCGGTCTCACGACGGATTATCTCGCTGTTTCCGATTTATAAAGTTCCCAGGCTTCATCAAATACCGACATATTCTCCATATAATCTGCGCTGAGTTCCAGATAGTCGGAAATCTCATGATAAGCATCGGATGATTTTGGAAAACTATGATCCATATAGGCAAGATTTGCAAAGCGGCTGATTTCATCCTTCGGTTTAGGATGCCTGAATTTCATCAGGTAGTGATAAAAAGACTTCATACATTCTCCCCCGCTAAATTGGCTGATTGGATTTTATTATATCCTGTTCAGAGAGGGAGTCAATCTTTCTGGTTTCATGCTAACTGAAGTCAAAGTAGTTTTTCTTTAAAATTCTTGGCTCTGCCATTAGCTGTTTATAGTCAATTGTATCCCCAAGATTTGATGTCCGGATCAGGAAGAGCTGATTTTCTATTTCCTTCACGACCGTCTCTTCCTGATAGACCATTTGGCAGGCTAAACAAATAACCGATGGGGCATCTGTAATCTCGATCGATCTCGTTCCATCAGGCAATTCCCAGTAAACAGGAAGTTCAGCCGTTTTCGTTTTGTCAGAACCGCACCATTCACACGTCATCTTGCTCACCCTGTGCTTTGCCTTTATGCTGCTGTGCCTGGTATTTTTTCTCCTTCAGTTCATCTCTTTTTTCACGTTTATCCTTCAGGGATTGGTGTGCCGGATTGCTGCTGTATTGGTTTCTTCTTTTCAGCCTCGCTAAATCGACAGGTGTAAGCGTGAGATGAGCCTCCTCATGGATGCCCGCAATACCTGCTTTCGATTTTTTCGAATCCATGTTTCCATATATGGATTCGAAGTATTCGTCTGCCGTTCCAGGTACATAATTC
The Metabacillus sp. FJAT-52054 genome window above contains:
- a CDS encoding ABC-2 family transporter protein — translated: MKRYAKLYYLFAKNHIKVMLEYRIDFLIGMVSVALQQAAGVFFLAVVFGHIQELNGWSFYELLFIYGIAASGRAIHHIFFDNLWTLGWQYIKPGQLDRLLIRPINPFFHVCADRLQQDGFGQLLIGWIILGTAIPHLHLSWGLFEFMMLIVLVISSGVIFVAINLFFASLSFWMTDSMPVLWAVFNLSDFAKYPLTIYHKGLQFFLTWIIPYGFTAFLPAAWFLDREGYASVAIKAPVTAAAAMTVAYLFWLLGLKNYSSTGS
- a CDS encoding YozD family protein; the encoded protein is MKEMEVVIDTEEIAEFFYSELTKRGYIPGTEELEVLADIMFDYLLVKCIIDENFEDEHPPLD
- a CDS encoding ABC-2 family transporter protein; translated protein: MRKYWMFAKSSMQISAAYSAWYWASMATVILKLLIMFYFWHAVYQNQSSIGQLTLKEMLTYIIVAMFVQGFVSGAGNELAREIKQGQIAVELMRPYHYLFKMIFMDFGQKASFFIRETIPMGLIAFFVIQINPPGSPLQLIFFLASAALGLWIGTFFDMLIGILAFWTVNIWGVQVLKEGVITFFSGALIPITLFPAWLQSISFALPSQAMVFSPVAIYTGQITGMDIYWTIAVQAIWAAALYILLNVLWNQAIKKVTIFGG
- a CDS encoding YozE family protein, whose translation is MKSFYHYLMKFRHPKPKDEISRFANLAYMDHSFPKSSDAYHEISDYLELSADYMENMSVFDEAWELYKSETAR
- a CDS encoding YokU family protein, which encodes MTCEWCGSDKTKTAELPVYWELPDGTRSIEITDAPSVICLACQMVYQEETVVKEIENQLFLIRTSNLGDTIDYKQLMAEPRILKKNYFDFS
- a CDS encoding ATP-binding cassette domain-containing protein, which codes for MIHVTNLEKEYLLVKRDPGLRGAFKSLFNRKYEKKTAVKGVSFHIQRGEMVGYIGSNGAGKSTTIKMLTGILTPSSGEVKVNGIIPYKQRKENAKQIGAVFGQRTQLFWDIPVRESFDLLKEIYEVPEEQFNETMELFTDVLQLDALLGIPVRQLSLGQKMRCELAAAFIHRPEVVYLDEPTIGLDVAVKVKIRKFIRDMNEKWGTTVLLTTHDMQDIEEICSRIIIIDQGTILYDGGLNEIKERFSAKREVHFELDQMQPFALPEPLRHLADWRLEEGESMNKAIVSFSNDQIKGSDVIAEVLKENKITDLSIQDPKIETIIEEIYNQGL